CCACGAGCGAGACGAGTTTTTCGTCCTGCATCCGGCTTCCGTGCAGGAGCTTCTCCGGCATCCCCTCTGCGACCTCCTGAAACTTCCCGGACTTCGCCGCCTCTACAAGCTCCGTGCGCGTCTCTTTCTGCTCGGCGGAGTCGGGCCGGGCCGAAGTATCGAGCAGGGCGAGCTTCTCTACGCGCTCCGGTGCCCGTCGCATCACTTCGAGCGCGACGTAGCCGCCCATCGAAAGACCTGCCAAGTGAAATTTCTCCGGCGCGTCCGCCAGAAGCCGCTTCGCCATTTCCCCTACCGAAGCGTCCTGCGAAACGTCCGCTACAAGAAAGTCGAAGTCGTTTTCGAGGGCCGCCATCTGCAGGGCGTAAAGCCGCCGGTCGCAGAGCAGGCCGGGTATAAGTACAAGGTTTTTCATGGCGGAGCCGCCTTTCGCTGTCTGGTTGCCGGCTTACGAACAGAGGCTACAGCTCGCGGGCGTCGGTGGCGACGGCGTAGTCCACGTCGAGTTCGTGGAAGTGCGCTGCGCCACAGTTTATCTTCACGTTCTCTTCGGGACGGCGTCGGTTTTCATCGAGGTCGGACTTGGTCTCCCGGACAAGGTAGAGTTTTTCTTTCCCGCCCTTCTGTTTCACTACGGCCCAGTCCGGGTTGTAGCCGCCTGCCGGGGTCGCTATCTTAAACCAGCTCGGGAGCTTGACGAAGAGCTTTACGTCTTCGAGCGTGTCGAGGTCATGGGCGAACCGCTTTTCGGTTTCCGAATCGTATTCGATGGCGTCGTAGATGGATTTCTTTACGTCGAGCATCCGCTCCCTGTAGCCTTCGATCTCCCGCTCTTCGAACTCGAACAGGTCGTATTCGGATGATCCCCCGGTAAGTTTCTCGTACTTTATGTCGGTTACCGTGAGGTCGTCGAGGGTCTTTCGAATAGAGCGGGCGGCGGCGTCCATGAACGCCTGGGGGTTTGTGCGAGCGTCGGCAAGACGGGTGGATTCTATGAGGATCTTCGAGATCGTCGTCCGCGTAAGCTCGGTCTCCTGCTGGATGTAGCCGAGGAGATCCGGGATGCGCGCCGTGTCGTAGAAAGCGGACTCTTCGCGGAACGAGAGCAGGCTTGTCCCGACTCCCCGCTCCGTGATGTCCACCGAACGCTTCTCGGTTGCGATCTTCGGCGGGCTGACGGGTGGCATGTCCCGGAGTGCGTCGGCGGCTTTTGCGATCAACTCTTCCGTATCGTAGGCGACGGAGTAGCGGGTCTTTGACTTGATCTTCTCCCACAGCTTGACGAAATCCTCGTTCTGCCGCCAGCCGTCTTTGAGGTGCGCCTTCTTCCGCTCGCGGCGATTGACGATGCGGCCCTCGAAGGTGACGCCGGTCTCTTCCTCGATCTCGGTCTGAAGGGCCGAGGCGAACTCGGCGTAGCTCTCGTTTGCGACGACGGTCAGACGGTTCATTACCGGGTCGAAGGACCGCTCCCCGGAAGCGTCAACCGGGAGCCGGAGGCCGCGCCCTATCTCCTGCCGCTTCCTTGTCTCGGACTTCGACTCGTTGAGCGTGCAGATCTGAAAAACATTCGGGTTGTCCCAGCCTTCCCGCAACGCCGAATGCGAGAAGATGAACCGGAGCGGCTCGTCTGTCGAAAGAAGTCGTTCCTTGTCTTTCATTATGAGTCTGTAGGCTTCGTTGTCCTGTTCGTTCTTGGTTTTCTCGCGGGTTTCTTTGGCATTCCCTTTCTTATCCTCAGCGAAATACCCATCGTGGACCTGCTCGACCGGAAGCGGTTCGAGGACGGCGTAGTGCGGTCTCTTGGACAGCTCTTCGTAAGACTCGATAAACCAGGTGCGGATCTTGCCGTCCTCGCCGGTGTAGTTGGCGACGCGGTCTATAAAGAAAAGTGACAGCACCTTCAGCCGCTTCTCCGGCGGGAGCGTTCGGTGTATTCGAAGCTCTTTGTCGAGGTGTTCTCTGACCGTCTCGAAGACCTGAACGCGCATCCGGTCGTCGCGGTTGTCCCCGACGGTTTCGCCTTCGTAGACGACCTCGCCGTTTGTGAACGAGATGTAGCCGCTTCCGTAGTCTATGCTGTCTATCCGGTAGCCCTCGTAGATATCCCGCTCGCCGGAGAGCGTGTAAAGGTCGCCGCTCCCGCCGACGGTAACGGTCTTCCGCTTCGGGACGGAGCCTTTCTTTGTGTCGCGGGCGTCTATCGTGAGCTTCGCCGTTATCTTCGACTTCGTGCGGTTGATCCCGTCAACGCTTATGTACGGTCGGTTGAAATCCGCTTCGTCCATGACCGACGCGACCTCGATGCGCTTTACGAGCTTCATGTCGTAGGCGTCAACCGGGCTCAGGCGGTAGACGGGGTTGTAGAGGTTCCGGTGCGTTGCGGAGTATCGCAGGGTGCATAAAGGGTTGAGGCTCGCGATGGCCTCCCTTGCCGGGCCGCTCTCCATGTTCTGGGGTTCATCCATTATTACCACCGGGTTGGTTGCGCGGATGAAGTCTACGGGCTTGTGGCCGGAGAGTCGGTCGTCCTCGCGGTGGATGACGTTCGAAGCCTTCTTGTTGAAAGCGTCTATGTTGATTATAAGGATCTGAAGCTCGTTGGACGTTGCGAACTGCCTGAGGCCCGATACGCGCTTCGAGTCGTAGACCTGATAATCCATCGGCTCGGCCCCGAAGAGCTTTCGGAAGTGATCGCGCATAAGCTCGATGCTGGTCTTTACGCCCTCGCGAATGGCGACGCTCGGAACCGCAATAACGAACTTGTTGAAGCCGTACCTGGCGTGCAGCTCGTGGATGGTTCTCAGGTAAACGTAGGTCTTTCCCGTCCCGGTCTCCATCTCGGTCGTGAAATCCAGCGATTCCAGCGTCTTCGAGCGGACGATGCCGTTCCGCCCCTGCACCGCTCGCAGGTTTTCGAGTACCTTCTCCTCCGGCACGGACAGACGGTTGCCGAAGCCGAGTTCTCCCATGAGTTCCCCGGTCCCCGCCGAGAGGCCGACCTCGAACTGCCCCCGGGCGAGCGGCTGGCCGTCAAAGAGGTCGAGGATAGAGTTCACCGCGTCTAACTGATATTGCTGCTGACCGTCGAACTGTATCTTCATCCCAAAGTTCCCCTCTGGTCGCGCATGTTACACCCGTACGATAATCCACGAACCATGACGAAGATCATACAGATAGAAAACGTCTCGGACGACCTCCACCGAAAACTGGAAGAACGCGCCGCCGAACGAGGCGTCTCGCTCCCGGAATACGTGCTTTCGGAGATCGAAGAAACAACCGCAAAGAAGCCGACGATGAAAGAGTGGCTGGAGCAGGTCGCAAGCCGGGATGAAGCCGTGAACATCTCCACCGAATCTGTCGTCAAAGACATTCGCCGGATGCGCGAAGAGAATGACATCAGCAACCCCGGATAAGTTGTGATTATCCTCGACGCCTCCGCGCTAGTTCCGGTTCTCCTGAACACGCCCGAAATATCTTAAGTGGTGCAGCGCAGGATCGTCGCCTCCGAGGGCGATGCACACGTCCGGCATGTCTTCGATCTCGAAGTGATGAGCGTGCTGCGACGCATATACTTCGCCGGGCAATTTACCGAAGAGCGGGCGGATAGAGCTTTGTACCGCCTCGAAACCATCAACATCACCCGGCACTCACACGCACCGTTCCTCCGACGCATCCGGGAACCCCGGCACAACGTTACGGCCTACGAGGCGGCGTACATCGCCCTCGCCGAAACGCTCGATGCGCCGCTCGTTACCTTGGACGGACGGCTCGCCGGGGCTTCGGAGCTTCGGGTGCGGGTCGAGGTCGTCGGTTAGTTGCTGGTGAATAGAAAAATACTACCCACCAGCAACTGACAGCCCGAAACCCGTCTCGGCTACAGCGTCCTGAACTCTATTCCGGCGTCGCGCATCTGAAGCGCGGTGTTTGTCTTGAGCGGGTCGTCGCCGTCAAAGGCGGCATCTAAACAGATGAAGCGTCCCGGCTGCGGCTCCAGGGCGGCGACGGCTTTTACGGTCCGGTCGTTTATGGTCTCTGCGAGGTGAACTACCAACAGGCCGTCGGCGACGGAGTAGGCGGTCTGTCCGGCGAGGTCTACCGGGCGGACTCCGGCGGTGAGGGGGAGATCAAGCCCGGCCTTTAGCAGCACTTCGTAGAGGATGTCTTCCTCGGTGCGGCCCGGAACGACGTTCTCCGCGAAAGCTTCGAGCTGCGCGGCCAGCCCGGCCTCGTCGGTGGGGGCGTTCTCCGCGTCCCAGACCTTGAAGTTGCTGGACGTGAGCCGGAACGACCGGAAGCCTCTGTCCTGCTTTGCGGTGGAGCCGTTGCTTTCGGGGAGTCTGCCTTCGTCTTCGGCGTTTAGTTTCTGGATCACGCGCCGGATACGCTCCCGCCCGATGTCCGCGATGGTCGGGTAGTCGGGGTTGTTCGTCTTCTCCGGTAGCTGCACCATAATAAACCGCCGGTCGCCCCCGTCCTCTCGGTTCATCTCAAGCACAGCATGCGCCGTCGTCGCGCTCCCGGCAAAGAAGTCGAGGACGATGTCCGGTTCTTGTCTCTCTCTCCCAGCGATTAGTTTGAGCATTCGTTTGAAGAGTTTGATCGGCTTTGGTGTATCGAAAGGAGATGCTCCGCTAAATAACGCTTTGGTTTCTAGCGTTGCTTCTTTGTTATGACCGGCGAAGTCAAACGACCACCATGTATTAGGAGTGGTGCCTTTGCTACTTTCTGAGAGAAATGCTTTCAGCATCGGTCGTCCAGTCCCACTTTTGCCAAACCAGATTCGGTTGTCGTCTATCCACTTGTTGTATTGTGTTTCAGAACATCTCCAATAGCGTCCTGGCGGTGGATTCACGTCCTTTCCGGCTGGAGTTGTAATTGTAAATTGTCCGGCCATGTACGGTTTGCTTGCGGACAAATCTTGCGCCCGCCACACTCCACGCGGGTCCTCATCAGGATTCTTATAATCAGACAACTGTTGAGCGGTGCGCTCGATCTTT
This sequence is a window from Rubrobacter indicoceani. Protein-coding genes within it:
- a CDS encoding DEAD/DEAH box helicase family protein, encoding MKIQFDGQQQYQLDAVNSILDLFDGQPLARGQFEVGLSAGTGELMGELGFGNRLSVPEEKVLENLRAVQGRNGIVRSKTLESLDFTTEMETGTGKTYVYLRTIHELHARYGFNKFVIAVPSVAIREGVKTSIELMRDHFRKLFGAEPMDYQVYDSKRVSGLRQFATSNELQILIINIDAFNKKASNVIHREDDRLSGHKPVDFIRATNPVVIMDEPQNMESGPAREAIASLNPLCTLRYSATHRNLYNPVYRLSPVDAYDMKLVKRIEVASVMDEADFNRPYISVDGINRTKSKITAKLTIDARDTKKGSVPKRKTVTVGGSGDLYTLSGERDIYEGYRIDSIDYGSGYISFTNGEVVYEGETVGDNRDDRMRVQVFETVREHLDKELRIHRTLPPEKRLKVLSLFFIDRVANYTGEDGKIRTWFIESYEELSKRPHYAVLEPLPVEQVHDGYFAEDKKGNAKETREKTKNEQDNEAYRLIMKDKERLLSTDEPLRFIFSHSALREGWDNPNVFQICTLNESKSETRKRQEIGRGLRLPVDASGERSFDPVMNRLTVVANESYAEFASALQTEIEEETGVTFEGRIVNRRERKKAHLKDGWRQNEDFVKLWEKIKSKTRYSVAYDTEELIAKAADALRDMPPVSPPKIATEKRSVDITERGVGTSLLSFREESAFYDTARIPDLLGYIQQETELTRTTISKILIESTRLADARTNPQAFMDAAARSIRKTLDDLTVTDIKYEKLTGGSSEYDLFEFEEREIEGYRERMLDVKKSIYDAIEYDSETEKRFAHDLDTLEDVKLFVKLPSWFKIATPAGGYNPDWAVVKQKGGKEKLYLVRETKSDLDENRRRPEENVKINCGAAHFHELDVDYAVATDAREL
- a CDS encoding site-specific DNA-methyltransferase — protein: MAFDETENVFIEGDNLEVLKLLQKGYHGRVKMIYIDPPYNTGNEFIYPDNFREGIEDYLRYSGQTDENGAKLSTTTETAGRLHSRWLNMIYPRLFLARNLLREDGVIFISIDDHEVHNLRLMMDEIFGEENFIANIVWQKRYVSNVTAQWMSDMHDHVLLYARQRENVSLSKIERTAQQLSDYKNPDEDPRGVWRAQDLSASKPYMAGQFTITTPAGKDVNPPPGRYWRCSETQYNKWIDDNRIWFGKSGTGRPMLKAFLSESSKGTTPNTWWSFDFAGHNKEATLETKALFSGASPFDTPKPIKLFKRMLKLIAGRERQEPDIVLDFFAGSATTAHAVLEMNREDGGDRRFIMVQLPEKTNNPDYPTIADIGRERIRRVIQKLNAEDEGRLPESNGSTAKQDRGFRSFRLTSSNFKVWDAENAPTDEAGLAAQLEAFAENVVPGRTEEDILYEVLLKAGLDLPLTAGVRPVDLAGQTAYSVADGLLVVHLAETINDRTVKAVAALEPQPGRFICLDAAFDGDDPLKTNTALQMRDAGIEFRTL
- a CDS encoding alpha/beta fold hydrolase, which encodes MKNLVLIPGLLCDRRLYALQMAALENDFDFLVADVSQDASVGEMAKRLLADAPEKFHLAGLSMGGYVALEVMRRAPERVEKLALLDTSARPDSAEQKETRTELVEAAKSGKFQEVAEGMPEKLLHGSRMQDEKLVSLVVQMGVDTGTEAFARQQTAIMARPDSRPDLPNITCPTLVLCGGDDALTPPEVHEELAGGIPNTTLRVLEKCGHLSTLERPQEVNEALGGFLRG
- a CDS encoding type II toxin-antitoxin system VapC family toxin — protein: MVQRRIVASEGDAHVRHVFDLEVMSVLRRIYFAGQFTEERADRALYRLETINITRHSHAPFLRRIREPRHNVTAYEAAYIALAETLDAPLVTLDGRLAGASELRVRVEVVG